In a single window of the Raphanus sativus cultivar WK10039 chromosome 9, ASM80110v3, whole genome shotgun sequence genome:
- the LOC130499649 gene encoding uncharacterized protein LOC130499649 isoform X2, which translates to MSKFNISITLFIILALVCAFVPTFSVEEAEAKSLWDTCLLKISPKCALDIIGVVFENLTITDSCCHDLVQEGKMCNDKLIKYIAFKPLLIANETEYLKKSDDLWTHCVSISPTA; encoded by the exons ATGTCAAAATTTAACATCT CTATTACCCTGTTCATTATTTTAGCTTTGGTTTGCGCGTTTGTTCCTACTTTCTCTGTCGAAGAAGCTGAAGCAAAATCACTATGGGATACATGTCTTCTTAAAATCAGTCCCAAGTGTGCATTGGATATAATTGGTGTTGTCTTTGAAAATTTAACCATCACTGATTCATGTTGCCACGATCTTGTTCAGGAAGGAAAAATGTGTAACGATAAACTTATCAAATATATTGCGTTCAAACCACTCCTAATTGCCAACGAAACGGAGTATTTGAAGAAGAGTGATGATTTGTGGACTCATTGTGTCTCAATCTCCCCAACTGCTTAA
- the LOC130499649 gene encoding uncharacterized protein LOC130499649 isoform X1, producing MANTRIQAITLFIILALVCAFVPTFSVEEAEAKSLWDTCLLKISPKCALDIIGVVFENLTITDSCCHDLVQEGKMCNDKLIKYIAFKPLLIANETEYLKKSDDLWTHCVSISPTA from the coding sequence ATGGCTAACACTAGAATCCAAGCTATTACCCTGTTCATTATTTTAGCTTTGGTTTGCGCGTTTGTTCCTACTTTCTCTGTCGAAGAAGCTGAAGCAAAATCACTATGGGATACATGTCTTCTTAAAATCAGTCCCAAGTGTGCATTGGATATAATTGGTGTTGTCTTTGAAAATTTAACCATCACTGATTCATGTTGCCACGATCTTGTTCAGGAAGGAAAAATGTGTAACGATAAACTTATCAAATATATTGCGTTCAAACCACTCCTAATTGCCAACGAAACGGAGTATTTGAAGAAGAGTGATGATTTGTGGACTCATTGTGTCTCAATCTCCCCAACTGCTTAA
- the LOC130499652 gene encoding uncharacterized protein LOC130499652, producing MANTRIQAITLFIILALVCAFVPTFSVEEAEAKSLWDTCLLKISPKCALDIIGVVFENLTITDSCCHNLVHEGKMCNDKLIKYIADKPLLIANEKKYLKKSDDLWTHCVSISPTA from the coding sequence ATGGCTAACACTAGAATCCAAGCTATTACCCTGTTCATAATTTTAGCTTTGGTTTGCGCGTTTGTTCCTACTTTCTCTGTCGAAGAAGCTGAAGCAAAATCACTATGGGATACATGTCTTCTTAAAATCAGTCCCAAGTGTGCATTGGATATAATTGGTGTTGTCTTTGAAAATTTAACCATCACTGATTCATGTTGCCACAATCTTGTTCACGAAGGAAAAATGTGTAACGATAAACTTATCAAATATATTGCAGACAAACCACTCCTAATTGCCAACGAAAAGAAATATTTGAAGAAGAGTGATGATTTGTGGACTCATTGTGTCTCAATCTCCCCAACTGCTTAA